Within Trichoderma atroviride chromosome 2, complete sequence, the genomic segment TCAATGTCTCTCGAATGGCTAAGCGTCAGCGAAGACACATGGAATGCTGGTCTCGGCGTCCTGTTTGAGACTCCGCTTTACATTGAACTTGGTATCGAGCCTTTGGTTGTTCCTTGGTGTGAAGAATTCTGCGAAATAGAAAATGCCATATCTGCGTACAGGCCGTGGGATGTTTCTGGCCCCTCGCTGTTTGCACCTCGGACGTTTTCtaagccaagccaaggaCCCCTGGTGTTGTTGGCATTGCAGATATTGCGATCGTATCCCTTTATGATACTCCAAAAAGCCGCACTGCCGCCGTTTATTAACCCTCTGCAAGCCTCATGGGCTGAGACTGGAGTAGGGCCGCGGCAACAGGTCAGTTGATGTGCTTGTTCGCCCTCATATTCTCCAAAGCCTATTTTCCGGCAAATCAGAGCGCCTGTGGAAACACTTGTATCACAATCGATTCTTTGGACCTTTTACTAATGTTCCCTTGATAAGCAGTCACTACTTACGTGCATGGGCCTAGTCTCACTGTTCAAATCTCGAACCGATTCCAGCAAAAAGCTTGTATGGAAGCTGATCAGGCTTGAGCAGGAAAAAATACTCCTCAAAGTATGTGTCAGTTAGTTTTCATTTAGGACTCTGGAATAACCGTTACTAGCATGTGGATTTTGACAAATGGGAGCTCCTGGCTGCTTTCCAATCCCTGCTCGTCTACTGTCTGTTGCGCATCCAGGAGGTGCCGGTGGACAATGACGGCTTCGAACCCGCCCTTCTGACTACGGTGAATGTAAGTAGCGGTGCATCAACTTTTGCGATATGCGTTGTGCTCTGACAATTACAAAAGCTTATATTCAACGCATTAAACTCAACAGCCGGGGGGGATCCGCAAGGTAGAGCTTCCTGATGATCCCGGCGTAACCTGGATGGATTGGATCTTTAACGAATCAAAGAGACGGTGAGCACACGTATTACTGATTACCATTGAGTGGTAACGCATACT encodes:
- a CDS encoding uncharacterized protein (EggNog:ENOG41), giving the protein MYTGQKRSTPSSNHEASHQCPLCKKTFNQESTSKRHYYYCRSKLPDTNRSRRRSCAACIRAKTRCIVPEDASSEACIRCRDRSAECEFAVASQRKDEPRGSDVSDTTRSAGKPSELQGSATTLALSRGSSQSANLETTAFPQGSSNSSMSLEWLSVSEDTWNAGLGVLFETPLYIELGIEPLVVPWCEEFCEIENAISAYRPWDVSGPSLFAPRTFSKPSQGPLVLLALQILRSYPFMILQKAALPPFINPLQASWAETGVGPRQQSLLTCMGLVSLFKSRTDSSKKLVWKLIRLEQEKILLKHVDFDKWELLAAFQSLLVYCLLRIQEVPVDNDGFEPALLTTVNLIFNALNSTAGGDPQGRAS